One Kitasatospora sp. MAP12-44 DNA segment encodes these proteins:
- a CDS encoding 4'-phosphopantetheinyl transferase superfamily protein — translation MIERILPFGVVSSESFGDPTEVRLYPKEALIVRNAVQSRRREFATGRWCARRSLAELGLPPGPLLADPRGAPRWPDSVVGSITHCVGYRAAAVARSERLSMLGIDAEPHAALPEGTLETVSLPEERVWIRQLQAVAPGTHWDRLLFSLKEAVYKAWSPVTIRPLGFEDARITVDPATSTFTAHLLVPSPLRRHGRPLHQLRGRWLISGGLVLSAIAEPADTPAPN, via the coding sequence GTGATTGAACGTATTCTTCCGTTCGGCGTGGTGAGTTCCGAGTCCTTCGGGGATCCGACAGAGGTGCGGCTGTATCCGAAGGAGGCGCTGATCGTCCGGAACGCGGTGCAGTCGCGTCGGCGCGAGTTCGCCACCGGGCGGTGGTGCGCGCGGCGCTCGCTGGCCGAACTCGGGTTGCCACCGGGGCCGTTGCTCGCCGATCCGCGCGGGGCACCGCGCTGGCCCGACTCCGTCGTCGGGAGCATCACGCACTGCGTCGGCTACCGGGCCGCGGCGGTCGCCCGCTCCGAGCGGCTGAGCATGCTCGGGATCGACGCGGAGCCGCACGCGGCACTGCCCGAGGGGACCCTGGAGACCGTCTCGCTACCCGAGGAGCGGGTCTGGATACGGCAGTTGCAGGCCGTCGCACCGGGGACGCACTGGGACCGACTGCTGTTCAGTCTCAAGGAGGCGGTCTACAAGGCGTGGTCCCCCGTTACCATCCGCCCGCTCGGTTTCGAGGACGCCAGGATCACGGTCGATCCGGCCACCTCGACGTTCACCGCCCACCTACTGGTTCCGTCGCCGCTGCGGCGCCACGGCCGGCCACTGCACCAACTGCGCGGCCGGTGGCTGATCAGCGGTGGGCTGGTCCTGTCCGCCATCGCCGAGCCCGCCGACACACCGGCCCCCAACTAG
- a CDS encoding aminotransferase class IV → MATVNGVPASLDALQTLALTNYGHFTTMLVQDGAVRGLSLHLDRLVRDCRAVFAADLDRERVRAYVRREVAERPGPITVRVTVFDPTLEMLRPGADADPVVLVTTRPAGASVPPPLTAKHFTFGRDHAAVKHVGLYSQLRLRREAQLAGFDDALLVEGDGRIAEGTTWNIGFVDESGTVRWPQADVLPGVTMRLLQDACGHSVSTPVLLGELPAMRIAFATNTSIGVRTVSAVDDVKFPGDEGALDELRALYAGIPAEHL, encoded by the coding sequence ATGGCTACCGTGAACGGAGTACCGGCGTCGTTGGACGCACTGCAGACCCTGGCTCTGACGAACTACGGGCATTTCACCACCATGCTGGTGCAGGACGGCGCGGTGCGCGGCCTTTCGCTGCACCTCGACCGCTTGGTCCGCGACTGCCGCGCCGTCTTCGCGGCGGATCTGGACCGCGAGCGGGTGCGCGCGTACGTCCGTCGGGAGGTCGCCGAGCGGCCCGGGCCGATCACCGTGCGCGTCACCGTCTTCGACCCGACGCTGGAGATGCTGCGCCCCGGCGCGGACGCGGACCCGGTGGTCCTGGTCACCACCCGCCCGGCCGGTGCGTCCGTGCCACCACCCCTGACGGCCAAGCACTTCACCTTCGGCCGCGACCACGCGGCGGTCAAGCACGTCGGCCTGTACAGCCAGCTCAGGCTACGTCGGGAGGCGCAGCTGGCCGGCTTCGACGACGCCCTGCTCGTCGAGGGCGACGGCCGGATCGCCGAGGGCACCACCTGGAACATCGGCTTCGTGGACGAGAGCGGAACCGTGCGCTGGCCGCAGGCCGACGTGCTGCCCGGGGTGACCATGCGGCTGCTCCAGGACGCCTGCGGGCACAGCGTCAGCACGCCGGTGCTGCTCGGGGAGCTGCCCGCCATGCGCATCGCCTTCGCCACCAACACCTCGATCGGCGTACGAACGGTCAGCGCGGTCGACGACGTGAAATTCCCCGGGGACGAAGGCGCGCTGGACGAACTGCGGGCGCTGTACGCGGGAATCCCGGCCGAGCACCTCTGA
- a CDS encoding PAS domain-containing protein — MACLDRSLTIQQANHEFFRRFGRSSVELCGRTFSDLVHPSVQQPLQRQFSGLLEGRRDRFATEVIAVGADDTAFTVPLTAVAVRDGSPDVTAILVMMTAEEGSAPAAGAAVASSRKKILSEIDARILEGIAAGVSTVPLASKLYLSRQGVEYHVTCLLRKLRVPNRAALVSRAYSMGVLKVGVWPPKVVQEYVK; from the coding sequence ATGGCCTGTCTAGACAGGTCCCTGACGATCCAGCAGGCGAACCACGAGTTCTTCCGCCGCTTCGGCCGCTCCTCGGTGGAGCTGTGCGGACGCACCTTCAGCGATCTGGTGCACCCCAGCGTCCAGCAGCCGTTGCAGCGTCAGTTCTCCGGGCTGCTGGAGGGCCGCCGCGACCGCTTCGCCACCGAGGTGATCGCGGTCGGCGCCGACGACACGGCATTCACCGTGCCGCTCACCGCCGTTGCCGTCCGGGACGGCTCGCCCGACGTCACCGCGATCCTGGTGATGATGACCGCGGAGGAGGGGAGCGCGCCCGCGGCGGGCGCCGCGGTCGCCAGCAGCCGCAAGAAGATCCTCAGCGAGATAGACGCGCGCATCCTGGAGGGGATAGCCGCCGGAGTCTCCACCGTCCCGCTGGCTTCGAAGCTCTACCTGAGCCGGCAGGGCGTCGAGTACCACGTGACCTGCCTGCTCAGGAAGCTGCGGGTCCCCAACCGGGCCGCACTGGTCTCCCGCGCCTACTCGATGGGCGTGCTCAAGGTCGGCGTCTGGCCGCCCAAGGTGGTTCAGGAATACGTCAAGTGA